A genomic stretch from Hydrogenimonas thermophila includes:
- a CDS encoding outer membrane lipoprotein-sorting protein has translation MLKKCLFTILFGVTLFAQSGLEVAKKSYDKLSGYKSSVSEVTMVLKNSSGDENIRKLQIDKLEGSDGDKSLITFLFPLDLKGTKLLSYEIIGKDDKQWLYLPSLKRVKRISSRNRTGSFMGSEFSYEDISSQNYKNYTYEADVEDVEMNGKRYLKVVRIPKDKNSGYSKQIIFIDPKSYLAKFGKYYDKRGRLLKKVSFLEYVKIDGVYRIKKIYMQNVQNRKSTILIWDKDRINAGLKIRDFFKRALK, from the coding sequence ATGTTGAAAAAATGTCTATTTACAATTCTGTTTGGTGTAACTCTTTTTGCACAAAGTGGACTGGAAGTTGCAAAAAAATCTTACGATAAGTTGAGCGGATATAAAAGCAGTGTATCAGAAGTTACTATGGTTTTAAAAAATAGTTCTGGAGATGAAAATATAAGGAAATTGCAGATTGACAAGCTTGAAGGTAGCGATGGTGACAAATCTCTTATAACATTTTTGTTTCCTCTTGATCTAAAAGGTACAAAGCTTTTGAGTTATGAGATTATAGGAAAAGATGATAAACAGTGGCTCTATCTTCCATCTTTAAAGAGAGTAAAAAGGATAAGTTCAAGAAATAGAACAGGCTCTTTTATGGGGAGTGAATTTAGTTATGAAGATATATCTTCGCAGAATTATAAAAACTACACATATGAGGCAGATGTTGAAGATGTAGAAATGAATGGTAAAAGATATTTAAAAGTTGTGAGAATACCAAAAGATAAGAACAGCGGATACTCAAAGCAGATAATATTTATCGATCCAAAGAGTTACCTTGCCAAATTTGGCAAATATTATGATAAACGTGGAAGATTATTAAAAAAGGTCTCATTTTTAGAGTATGTAAAGATAGATGGGGTCTATCGTATAAAAAAGATATATATGCAAAATGTTCAAAACAGAAAGAGTACCATACTCATTTGGGATAAAGATAGGATCAATGCAGGGTTAAAAATAAGAGACTTCTTTAAAAGAGCTTTGAAATGA
- a CDS encoding AAA family ATPase: MKYLIEFLQKEDVTKTEIYEHLKCSEDEAKILRSMTRRYIEGSEEVGVIDLLMELYGDEAYGYVLHLDKIKNLFELGWLMQNSFHAIKLGELSSLELLHTSVSLSVSFLKLLENGNLDLVLPEVTPYTDHLEYLQDQFLRIDLYTKMGSARHNFNAASPSVSRLQNKLGLLEKRIEERVAVTKEPIVIEEFFKEKELEPKEQLIFLALLKEEYAGGDGNLRDMNTLIDLISFDEYDRFKNRALLEEGAKLVSDEIIDYDEMLNPFGGITRSFFINEEILHDIIHPQKKKKTTKLKLDMLVKDQEIFELIDPKTTLDDVVLHPQTREILDRLLQQMDKRVAQRLKAWGIKSKTKSIDARIIFYGPPGTGKTMTALSLAKSLKKQVLSFDCSKILSMYVGESEKNVRKIFDTFKELAGKSKSEPVLLLNEADQFLSSRSTGHGSSADKMHNQMQNIFLEQIEQFEGILIATTNLLENLDTAFSRRFNYKIAFKKPNREQRVELWKMLLPENAPYAKDFDIEKLAEFNLTGGQINLIIKNTAYRVAVKDEPLFTTDDFIAEIKKEQGGSFESDGKSMGFLNG; this comes from the coding sequence ATGAAATACTTGATCGAATTTTTACAAAAAGAGGATGTAACTAAAACAGAGATATATGAGCATCTCAAATGTTCAGAAGATGAGGCAAAGATATTGAGATCGATGACACGCCGTTACATAGAAGGAAGTGAAGAGGTAGGTGTTATTGATCTTTTGATGGAGCTTTACGGAGATGAAGCTTATGGCTATGTTTTGCACTTAGATAAGATTAAAAATCTGTTTGAGTTGGGATGGCTGATGCAAAACAGTTTTCATGCCATAAAGCTTGGTGAGCTTTCATCACTGGAGCTTTTACATACAAGTGTAAGTCTTAGTGTTTCGTTTTTAAAATTGCTTGAAAATGGAAATCTTGATCTGGTATTGCCTGAAGTTACGCCATATACTGATCATCTTGAGTATTTGCAAGATCAGTTTTTACGGATTGATCTTTACACTAAAATGGGTTCAGCACGTCATAACTTTAATGCCGCTAGTCCAAGCGTGAGTCGTTTACAAAATAAACTTGGGCTTTTGGAAAAGAGGATCGAAGAGCGGGTTGCCGTTACAAAAGAGCCGATTGTAATAGAAGAGTTTTTTAAAGAGAAGGAGCTTGAGCCAAAAGAGCAGTTAATATTTTTGGCTCTGCTAAAAGAGGAGTATGCAGGCGGAGATGGAAATCTGCGCGATATGAATACATTGATTGATCTGATCAGCTTTGATGAGTATGACCGTTTTAAAAATCGCGCTCTGCTTGAAGAGGGTGCAAAACTTGTTTCAGATGAGATTATTGACTATGATGAGATGTTAAACCCATTTGGAGGGATTACTCGATCCTTTTTTATAAATGAAGAGATCTTGCACGATATCATCCACCCTCAGAAGAAGAAAAAGACTACAAAGCTTAAGTTGGATATGCTGGTTAAAGATCAGGAGATTTTTGAACTGATTGATCCTAAAACAACGCTTGATGATGTTGTTTTGCATCCGCAAACACGTGAAATACTTGATAGATTGTTACAACAGATGGATAAACGTGTAGCACAGCGTCTCAAAGCGTGGGGCATAAAGAGTAAAACCAAATCTATAGATGCACGTATAATTTTTTATGGTCCTCCAGGCACCGGTAAGACGATGACGGCACTTTCACTTGCCAAATCTTTGAAAAAGCAGGTGCTTAGTTTTGACTGCTCAAAAATTCTTTCTATGTATGTTGGAGAGAGTGAAAAGAATGTGCGCAAAATTTTTGACACCTTCAAAGAGTTGGCAGGGAAGTCTAAAAGTGAACCGGTACTACTTCTAAATGAAGCCGATCAGTTTTTAAGCAGTCGAAGCACTGGACACGGAAGTTCTGCTGACAAGATGCACAACCAGATGCAAAATATATTTTTAGAGCAGATCGAGCAGTTTGAAGGAATTTTGATCGCTACAACCAACCTGCTTGAAAATCTTGATACAGCATTTTCACGCCGATTTAACTATAAGATCGCCTTTAAGAAGCCAAACCGTGAACAGAGAGTTGAGCTTTGGAAGATGCTATTGCCTGAAAATGCACCATATGCCAAAGATTTTGATATAGAGAAGTTGGCAGAGTTTAACCTAACAGGCGGACAGATCAATCTGATCATAAAAAATACGGCTTACCGTGTTGCAGTGAAAGATGAGCCGTTATTTACAACTGATGATTTTATTGCTGAGATTAAAAAAGAGCAGGGTGGAAGTTTTGAAAGTGATGGAAAGTCTATGGGATTCTTAAACGGATGA
- a CDS encoding TetR/AcrR family transcriptional regulator, protein MKKSKYHHGNLKDELLNIAFEFIHKNGVENLTLKILAEETGTSRSAIYRHFSSKDELIETIIEKGFEEFDNAVSPILKDIEKPLADRFYLSGKKYIEFAIENRNLYTLLFGKKYADIRERIVDIKDDDCSGFGTLKLAIEEGQKSGIIKNDDSYKQAIVIWSSLHGLASLIINGFMNVEEIYEEVYNDMFKTLLAGIVTNRVKLISSIPFLNRALEPKL, encoded by the coding sequence ATGAAAAAAAGCAAATATCATCACGGAAATTTAAAAGATGAACTTCTAAATATTGCTTTTGAGTTTATACATAAAAATGGCGTAGAGAATTTAACTCTTAAAATATTGGCAGAAGAGACAGGAACATCACGAAGTGCGATATATAGACACTTTTCATCAAAAGATGAGCTAATTGAGACTATTATAGAAAAAGGTTTTGAAGAGTTTGATAATGCTGTATCGCCAATTTTAAAAGATATAGAAAAACCTTTGGCAGATAGATTTTATCTTAGTGGGAAAAAATATATTGAGTTTGCAATAGAAAACAGAAATCTTTATACTCTGCTTTTTGGTAAAAAATATGCAGATATAAGAGAGAGAATTGTAGATATAAAAGATGATGACTGCAGTGGTTTTGGCACTCTTAAATTGGCAATAGAAGAGGGGCAAAAGAGCGGTATTATAAAAAATGATGATAGCTATAAACAGGCCATAGTTATATGGTCGTCACTTCACGGTCTTGCATCTTTGATCATTAATGGATTTATGAATGTAGAAGAGATTTATGAAGAGGTTTATAATGATATGTTTAAAACCCTGCTTGCTGGAATTGTGACCAACAGAGTAAAACTTATATCTTCTATTCCATTTTTAAATAGAGCTTTAGAGCCAAAACTATAG
- the radC gene encoding RadC family protein, which translates to MKRLTELYEKDKPREKLKAKGVTALKDYELLAVLLGSGTKDRDVIALAKDIVKLFENDFENLTLEKLMNIRGLGPAKAMQILSAVELSRRYLIKQNVKITCAEDVWRELYEYTNKKQEFFLSITLTGASHIIEKRVVTVGTLNQSLVHPRELFADAITDRAAGIIIAHNHPSGQCFPSHEDRRVTQRIKEVSKIIGIELIDHVILTKESYFSFLDEGEL; encoded by the coding sequence ATGAAGCGTTTAACTGAACTTTATGAAAAAGATAAGCCAAGAGAAAAGTTAAAAGCAAAAGGGGTTACAGCACTTAAAGATTATGAACTGCTTGCCGTACTGCTTGGCAGTGGAACAAAAGATAGAGATGTAATTGCACTTGCAAAAGATATAGTAAAACTCTTTGAAAATGATTTTGAAAATCTCACTCTTGAAAAGTTGATGAATATACGTGGTTTAGGTCCTGCCAAGGCGATGCAGATTCTCTCTGCCGTGGAGCTGAGCCGTCGATATCTTATTAAACAGAATGTCAAAATCACCTGCGCTGAAGATGTTTGGCGTGAACTATATGAATATACCAATAAAAAGCAAGAATTTTTTCTCTCCATTACACTTACAGGTGCTTCACACATCATCGAAAAGCGTGTTGTAACTGTAGGAACACTCAACCAAAGTCTTGTACATCCCCGTGAACTCTTTGCCGATGCCATTACCGATCGAGCCGCCGGCATCATAATAGCCCACAACCACCCCAGTGGTCAATGTTTCCCCAGCCACGAAGATCGCCGTGTCACTCAACGCATTAAAGAGGTGAGTAAAATTATAGGAATTGAACTGATCGATCACGTAATTTTGACCAAAGAGAGCTATTTTAGCTTTTTAGATGAGGGGGAGCTATGA